The DNA region ATCCGTTTTGCGGTATTCCATTCTGCGGCAATGTTCGACGGGAGTTCGTACGATTTCCTGCGGATGGTTTTTTCCACCGGTGGAAATTTAGGAACTTCGGTAACCAACTCATACAAAGGTTCTTCCAAAGGAATATTGATGTGAACCGGGCCTTTTTTCTCAATGCAAAGTTCGATCGCTTTTTTGATGAGCTCGAAGTTGGTTTCATCTGCATTTTCCTTCCCGTCTTCCAAAAGCTGGAAATCTCCGTAGGAATGTTGTGCAAAAAGTTCTTTTTGGCGAATCGTTTGTCCGTCAAAAATGTCCACAAAATCCGTCGGTCGGTCTGCAGTGAGAATCAGTAAGGGAACATTCGAGTAAAACGCTTCGGTTATTGCGGGATAATAGTTTGCCGCCGCAGAACCGCTCGTACACGTAACCGCGACTGGTTTTTTCTCGCTTTTCGCCATTCCCAAACCGACAAATCCGGCGCTTCTTTCATCGACAATGCTGTAACAGTTGAATCCTTCCGACTCCGAAAAATGGATCGCCAAAGGTGCGTTTCTGGAACCTGGTGAAATTACGATATTGTGAATCCCATATTCGTTTAAAAGGTACGCCAAAGCTTGTATGCTTCGTTTGGAAGAGAACTGTTTCATCTGAAATTTTGATAAATGCAAATTTACTGATAATTAAAGTTTTGAAAAGCATATTTTAAGGTTAATTGGCGGTTTTCGGTTTTTCCTCCCGGTAATTATCTCTATTTTTGCCGCTGTAATTTTTAAGCAAATACAATGAATCAAATTCCTAGTGTGGATTTGCGTGATTTCCTTTCGGACAACCCGGAACGCAAACAAAAATTTGTAAATGAAATCGGAAAAGCTTACGAAGAAATCGGATTTGTCGCACTGAAAGGTCACTTTCTGGATGACAAACTGGTGGATGAACTTTACGGCGAGGTGAGAAACTTCTTCAACCTTCCCGTTGAGACCAAACAAAAATACGAAATCCCTGGAATCGGCGGACAGCGCGGTTATGTGGGATTTGGTAAGGAAACCGCAAAAGGTTTCAAGAAAGGCGATCTGAAGGAATTCTGGCATTTCGGGCAGTATCTTGACGAAGGTTCAAAATATGCCGAGGTTTATCCTGACAACGTGAATGTTACGGAAACCCCAAAATTCAACGAGGTTGGAAAACAGGCATACCAAATGCTGGAGAAAACCGGAGTTTATGTGTTGAGAGCTTTGGCGGTGCACCTCGGTTTGGACGAATTTTATTTCGACAAATATGTGAAGGAAGGGAATTCAATTCTCCGTCCGATCCACTATCCGCCAATCACGGAAGAACCGGAAAACGCGGTTCGCGCAGCAGCTCACGGCGACATCAATCTGATTACGCTTTTGATGGGAGCACAGGGAAAAGGACTTCAGGTGCAAAACCACGACGGCGAATGGATCGACGCGATCGCACAACCCGACGAACTAATGATCAATGTTGGAGATATGCTTTCAAGACACACCAACAACAAACTGAAATCCACGATTCACCAAGTTGTAAATCCGCCGAGAGAATTGTGGGGAACTTCGCGTTACTCGATTCCTTTCTTTATGCACCCGGTAAGCGAAATGCCACTGAACGCGCTTGAAGGAACTTACGACGAAAGCAATCCGAAACTTTATCCCGATACCACCGCCGGAGAATTCCTCCACGAAAGATTGGTTGAGTTGGGACTCATCAAGTAAACTTCGGAACATATAATATGGAACGGGCAGATTTATTTCTGTCCGTTTTTTTGTGACACAAAGTGTTCAAAGTTCCTCAAAGTTCACAAAGAATTATTTTTTAAAGGGCGCTTCGCTTTGAAAGGTTTATTTTAAAAAGTTGGTCTTTACCAAGCAACGCGCCTTCGAGACCGAAAAACTTTGAGTACTTCGTGAAAATCCTTCGAGTGCTTTGTGT from Chryseobacterium suipulveris includes:
- a CDS encoding isopenicillin N synthase family dioxygenase; this encodes MNQIPSVDLRDFLSDNPERKQKFVNEIGKAYEEIGFVALKGHFLDDKLVDELYGEVRNFFNLPVETKQKYEIPGIGGQRGYVGFGKETAKGFKKGDLKEFWHFGQYLDEGSKYAEVYPDNVNVTETPKFNEVGKQAYQMLEKTGVYVLRALAVHLGLDEFYFDKYVKEGNSILRPIHYPPITEEPENAVRAAAHGDINLITLLMGAQGKGLQVQNHDGEWIDAIAQPDELMINVGDMLSRHTNNKLKSTIHQVVNPPRELWGTSRYSIPFFMHPVSEMPLNALEGTYDESNPKLYPDTTAGEFLHERLVELGLIK